GATATTAGTAGGCTTAAATAAAAATGAGCTGAGGAGAATTATCATCTTGACACATCATCAAAATAGCATGTTTGTAAATATAATACACTTTTAAGgttattcttttttttgctcTTCTTTTAATAAGAAAGGGATAGCTGGCCCCAGAAAACaacattttcttttccaaaaaaaaaacttgacttCCACATAACGTAACACCACCATGACATTATACAAAAGAAGGTGATAAAGATTAATGAATgagaaaaatgtttaaaaaatccTCAACTTTCTAAATTGGACTATTATAATCCCCAACTTTTGGAAAGGCCCAATAGCATATAATCTTTTCtttgactttttaaaaaatcccTAACTTTTCTTTGACTGGATCAATTTAAGCATGACGTTAATTCCACTAACAGAATGTTTAAACTCAGTTAATTTCCGTCGTTAATGAAAACGATGTCGTTTTCTCTCAATTAAAAAAGAACAGAAGTCGAAGTCTTCTTTCCCAAATCGATTTGGAGATTCTCTGAAACACAAACCCTAAATCGCAAACCACCACCAAAATTCTCTAATCCTAGACGAAGTATATCGTATAGAGAGGAGAGATGGGTaataagaagaacaagaagtctCGAAAAGAGAAATTGGGCGGTGCAAGCTCTATAGACGCGTCGGGGCATTCTCGTGGCGAGCTTATCAGAGAATCATCTGAAGTAGCTGGGGCCAAAAGTGGATCGAAAAGAACAATTGGAGTCAATGGTGTACGAGGTAAGAAGAAAAAGACCAAATCATATGTAGTCGacagggaaaaagaagaaggaatcaGCGACGACGAAGCCGATGAAGTTGTTGATGACGACGAAGCTGGTGAAGTTGTTGGCGGCGACGAAGCTGATGAAATCCCAGACAACAAACAAGTCCTCGATGATGACGCAGGCGGTCATGTCAAGGAAGAAACTGCTCGCGATTTGACTGTCTTCTTCGGAGAAGAAGCGAGGAATGATGATTGTGAGAATGATGAAGATACTGGGGACGAATGGACATGGGAGGATGAAAACGTTCCAGATCCTTTATCAtcagatgatgaaaatgaagaacAATCAATTCCTAGTTTAGCCTACAGAGAAGATGTGGATCCAGAGGCATTGCTTGGACTGGGAAACACTTTCTCCGCTGCTGAAGAATTCAAACACACCCTTCTCAGATATACATTAAAAACCCGGCGTAACATCAAGCTTTATCGGTCCACTTCTTTGAAGTTAGGTGTGAAATGTGCTGATGAAGATAGCTCGTGTCCCTGGAGGGTGTATAATTCTTATGAGAAGAGCAAACAAAAGCTGATGATCAAAGTTTATATGAGTGAGCACGAGTGTGAGATAACAGGAcactcaaattttttgaagtgTTCTACTATAGCAATGTTGTTCGctgagaggctgagattgaatCCGAAAATCACCAAGCATGAGATTGCTTCTGAGATCCAGAGAGAGTATAGGATGTTTGTGAGTGTGGAAGCTTGTGGGAATGCGAAGACAAAGGTTATGAAACAAAGAAAAGCAagctaaaaagaaaatttcaacaAGATATGGGATTATCAAGCAGAGATTTTTTGAACTAACTCTGACACTACAATAGAAATTGAAACTATCCATGGGCCGACAGTAGGAAGTAAATAACGGTTTTTCCGGCTCTATGTTTGCTTTCATGCTCAGAAGGAGACTTGGAAGACTACTTATAGACCAATAATAGGTTTAGATGGAGCATTTCTTAAGTGAGACATTAATGGTCATCTCTTGGCTGCTGAGGACATGATGGAGACAATTGAATTTTTCATATTGCATGGGCAGTAGTAGAAGTGGAAAATGACACAAATTGGGACTGGTTTGTGAGACACCTCACAAATAACTTGGTCTTAGGGGATGACAAAGGCTATGCTATATTATTTGACAAACAAAAGGTAAGTGTCTGGTTTTTTAAAGCATCTCATTGTTTTCATGGTTTGTTAGTTATACTTAACTGTCTAAATCTTGTAATTGGCAGGGTTTAGTGTAAGCAGTCCACACCATTCTTCCGGAAGTTGAGCATAGACAGTGTTGCAGACACATCTTTGATAATTGGAAGAAAGGCAACCATGACATGACACTACAAAGACTCTTCTGGCGAATATCAAGGAGTTATACAACAGGAGATTTTAAAATGTGGAGTGATAAGCTGAAAGAGTACAATCCAGGCGCCTATGATACTCTTCAAGTCACCAAACCAAAAACTTGGTCCAGAGCATATTTCAAATTAGAGACGCTGTACAACAATAATCTGAATAACCTAAGCGAGTCCTTCAACATAACCATCCGTGAAGCAAGAAGAAAGCCATTATTGGAGATGTTAGAGGACATAAGGAGACAATGTATGGTTAGAAATGCGAAAAGGACTGTAATAGCTAATAGAGCTAAGATAAAGTTCACAAAGACGACGCATCTTCGGTTGGCTATAGTGGAGTCGAAGTCTAAGGATTGTATGAGCTTTCCAGCAGTTGGTCCAGTCACAGAGGTTGATTATAATGGTGTGGCTTATGCTGTTGATATGTCTGAGCTAAGTTGTGGGTGTATCCAATGGCAAATGACTGGAATTCTATGCATTCATGCCGCCTATGTGATCCttaaaaaaaggtaaaagacTTTCTACTTTGTTTCTCCTTGTTACACCATAGCTATGTGGCGTCAAACCTATAGCATGGAGGTAAGTCATGTCCAAGGGAAGAAATTATAGCCTGATACGGGTAGATTAGGTGTCATCCCCCTTCTTCGGAGAAAAAGAAAACCGGGAAGACGAAAAAACCATGATAGGTTTAAAAGCAAGGGTGAGATAGATTCTAAGAAGAAGGGTGAATCAGTTTCTTCAATTGATAGTACGAAGCTAACTCGTGATGATCGAGTTATAACATGTTCAAGCAAGATGGTCATAACAGGAAGACATGTAAGAATGACTTTGTTGAAGCACAAGCCAAGAAACCACGAGGCCGCCCTAGAAAAAATCAGGTAAGTTGAAAGTGTTTATGGTTAGTTTCTAGTCTTATTAGACTCGCTTGAACATATTTTCTCTTTGTAAGTACCATCTTATGCATCAGCATCACAACCAACCGAGGGACAGTTCCATACATGCATCATCACAACCAACCCAACCACAGTTCCATGCATCATCATCACAACCAACCCAGCCACAAGTTTCAACAGAGCCACAAGGGTCAGCGAGATGGGAACAAGCCACACATGAACCACCAAGCTCAGAAGCGTCGGGATGGGGACGATGGTTTCCATGATTTGGATGTTGGAAATCATCTATGTTATGTTCTCTATTTCAGTATGTTATGTTCTCTGTTTtagtattttgtgttttagtgCTTTGACACTTATGCTATATTTCAAGGTTTGTAAGACTAATAGttatattacttttaaaatttcagtTATTTGACATTTATGTTATGTTTCAAGATTTGAAATACTAATGTTTCAGGTTTGTAAGACTAATGTTTCAAAGTTTGTAAGACTTATGGTGCTATATGTTATGTCACAAACGCAATTTTCATGAAATTGTCACTTAACAAACAACAAAATAGTCAATAACAAACACCAAAATAGTCACTTAACAAACACAAATAACTTAGTTCTTCACCATAAGCCAAGAACAAACTTATGTCTACATGAAATTAACTAAGACAATAACAATGGTGATCAAGCATATGATCACAAACGCAAACTTCATCATAACTTGACATCTCTTCATCTCTGTTTTAGTTCTCACAACCTCTTCCATCAACTCATATATCACGCCCTTTAAATCCTCAACAtctgattttcttttgttaatctCAGTTTCAAGTTCTGCAATCTTTGGTAAGGCATcttcaacctcttcaagaacaGCTTCCTCAACCCATTTAAACAAGTGGTGCTATGCAGAAACCACAAGATCTTAACAAATTGATTCATGTTCTGTGTTAATAAAAACACAGTAACTACACAatataatcaaagaacaaaaTAACCTACATTTCTTCTTGTAAGACATCTGTAGAAAAGTCTCCCCGGATTCTTGACAGTTTCCGATGTGAAGATTGTGATCGCAGTCCCGCAAGGACATTTCGCTGGAAATCCCCGAATATCAAGCGTGGCCACAGTTGAACTCTCTGATGTCGAATCCGAACTCATCTTCGTGGAGAGTGAATTCAGTCGAGTGGGATTAGAGAATTTTGGTGGTGGTTCGCGATTTAGGGTTTGTGTTTCAGAGAATCCCTAATTCGACTTGGAAAAGAAGACTTcggcttctgtttttttaattgaaagaAAATGACGTTGTTTTCATTAACGATGAAAATTAACTGAGATTAAACGTTCTGTTAGTGGAATTAACGTCGGACTTAAATTGATCCAGTCAAAGAAAagttagaaattttttaaaaaatcaaagaaaatattatatgttattgGGTCTTTCTGAAAATTGGGGATTATAATGGCTCAATATAGAAAGTTGAggatttttttaacatttttcccATTAATGAATGGCTCAATATATTTGTCTCAACCAATCAAAACATCTTTAGTATTAGTATTACTCAAGACTTGAGAGTAGTGTTGCCTAACAAAAGCCAGGTTTGTAGTTTTCTATTATATTTCAGCGGTGGAATCTAGAAGATTCACGAGGCGAAAACGGTGTTGGTTACACAATAATACTCTGCATTATATGAGAAActtttgttttactaaattattttatattgtccAGTTATAAAAAAGAGTGATTTAGCTGAATATACATGGAAGAAGTGGAAATCAGGTAAATGGCTATAAAATTTCTTTAATTAGGTAAGTGGGTATGAGTCATTTGTGGAATTACAAATTAATCCTCATGCACGTGCTTATAGCCtatatgaaatatttaattacatCTGACCAAATGTGTAATTACATTTCTTTGTTTcaagcttttctttttctttgtttcagaAACCATCGAGACCTTCACCGGGCTACAACAGCGGCTTTGTGTGGTGTGAGTGAGCGCATATCTGGATATTGACTGAAGAAGAAAACTAGTCGGGTCTCAAGATCTAAACCTTAAAAATCGGACCCTATTTTTCCACAACATCTGATCCTCGCAATCACAATCATCTCTGTTATTTCTCACAATTATCTCTTTCGTCTTCAATATCTAGCCAACTCGGGTTGTTGGCTCAGCAACCCCCGCCATGGACATACGTGGTACATCGGAACATGGCTACCATGATAACAACCATCAGAGATCGTATTTTGATCTGGTTTACCTCAAAATCAGGAATCTCGAAGTTGGAAAATCTTGTTTCTCAATAGAAAAGCCAGTTACGTCTCTTACAACTCGTGTCTTAAGTTAtcaatgatttattttttctgtGTGTTGTCTTTGTTTATTTACGGTGATGAATCAAAGAGGAAAGAGATGATTGTGTGTTGTCCTAAATGCGAGAAATAATATTGTGCAATGGCTATAATAGAGGGATACAATTGGAAATAACGAAAAAATAACAGTACTAAACAGTCGCATATACCGGTTAGCTAATTAAATAGTTTTTCTTGTATATAGCATGCAAATACtctataaaaaaactattttatatcgtcaatttgataagaaaattatatttgtaacCAAGTGGAAGGAAGaacttagcttttttttttttccatctattagtttttattaaaagacTAAGCCCAAAAGGGAAAGTCCACATACATTATACATTAGTCAAAAAGCCCAATACAAAGGGACAAAAAAAACGAAATGGATCATGAGCCCAACCCATTAAACCGACCGTTCCACCGATCGCATCTAAACCAAACCGTTTCACCAAACGCCACGCGTCCCGCAAGAGCGTAAGGACGCCCACGTGTCACCCGATCACAACGCCGTGACCCATGCGTCGTTTCACCTCCACCGCTTCAGCCATCAGCCATCTCGAGATTCTACGCCGGAAAGCAAATCGACGGTGCACCGGAACTCACCAAACCACATAGGCATCACACCAGTAACACCATCCTCCGACATATTCTCAGACCTAAAGGTCACCACCAGACCAAACAGAGTACTCGCCACCGGAATCCACCGATTCCTCAACCACACCACCGAAAATCACCTCCAACAACTCTATTGAAGGTTCAGAAGATTCAGTAGTAAAATCACACCGTCCAGAGGACCCGAAATCGAAACCAAACCCATACCCCAAGAACTTCATATCACAACATCAAACTCCAACCATCACAAAAGCCGGCAAAGAAGAACTGGAGAAGCTTCTTCTTCCCAGAAGCAAAGCCCGATGACCGGGAAACTAGATCGGAAAAGCTCCGACAGACCAAAGAAACCAAGCTTTCTCTCTCCTCTGTGTAAAAATTTTAGAGAGGGAACAGAGCTGAGAGAGAAGCTGGAATTTGAAAATATCTACAAAGAACCTAGCTACTCCCTcacttgtttctttttatttacttgatttattatatttctGCATAGAAAGCCTAAAATGTATAGTGgctttttgattctttttttttttaagactcGGCTTTTAGATTCTTTGATTGTATGTAGTGGTAAAAATCAGTTATAGCAACATGTAACAAAATGATCAATTTCGATGGACCAGCACAAACAATAATAATTGTTAACATGTCTTCATTTAGCAACAAGGGTCTAAAAATGGAAATTAATGCGCTTTGGCCATCATCACCACGATAAAATGTTGAAGAAGAATCATTCTCCAAACATATAAACTTTTGAATAAATTGGCAAAGATCAGATATGGTATGTTTTAAAGATACGTGCAGccattatatttgaaattttcaacAAAATTTAGAATCTCATTCTACCAC
This genomic interval from Brassica napus cultivar Da-Ae chromosome A6, Da-Ae, whole genome shotgun sequence contains the following:
- the LOC111198595 gene encoding uncharacterized protein LOC111198595 translates to MGNKKNKKSRKEKLGGASSIDASGHSRGELIRESSEVAGAKSGSKRTIGVNGVRGKKKKTKSYVVDREKEEGISDDEADEVVDDDEAGEVVGGDEADEIPDNKQVLDDDAGGHVKEETARDLTVFFGEEARNDDCENDEDTGDEWTWEDENVPDPLSSDDENEEQSIPSLAYREDVDPEALLGLGNTFSAAEEFKHTLLRYTLKTRRNIKLYRSTSLKLGVKCADEDSSCPWRVYNSYEKSKQKLMIKVYMSEHECEITGHSNFLKCSTIAMLFAERLRLNPKITKHEIASEIQREYRMFVSVEACGNAKTKVMKQRKAS
- the LOC106403820 gene encoding uncharacterized protein At1g43920, Chloroplastic-like → MSSDSTSESSTVATLDIRGFPAKCPCGTAITIFTSETVKNPGRLFYRCLTRRNHHLFKWVEEAVLEEVEDALPKIAELETEINKRKSDVEDLKGVIYELMEEVVRTKTEMKRCQVMMKFAFVIICLITIVIVLVNFM